In the genome of Methylophaga nitratireducenticrescens, one region contains:
- a CDS encoding YhdP family protein, with translation MSLMHRSLHIAGRQVTNIVVMTAVIMLVCVGLAYWFSNAIAERKDEIAAWATEKTGYPIQIGEAGLYWFDLFPKLMVTDISVMQAEPDIGELFTAEELYIGVDLIASLQQRELVVDSARISGLQLGIKRSVDGDISLIGLQGKSADQKFDETQIDWVEQLRSWRDIELLSAKIQFEDQLQPQFSGLYEVNQLALMQGKKSTLIGDIQLPNHLGQQLSFTLDAVLTSSGISNWQINQLDARQLQLATIFQNQRMKDVSVTRGRADVSVVIGSNLNKQWQGQIQLTDVGLENLSHPDRGSVTINALSGEFNWQGDWIAWQLAAEPIQLTIDDDSWPQSTLNLQFSETDGWFAETSFVRLSDLTALALLSDKSPALLAQYQPAGDIRELQLSLNSNNELQSAKMIVDEFASQPVDEVPGVTGLSMEVEWEPTSARALITSRNLTLYAPAWLPEAIYFDVADANLDWNTAETSWQMQLTDLNIWNNDLTVRGKVGLEHQTETTFADIDIQMLDVAIAKWLSYVPRSILDPDYLKWAENAYTSGQIETGSLKLKGNLADFPFTDKNTANEFEASLNVIDVGLDYGKGWPVLENINGQVLSSGNKLEILPETGRIAGFDFVDVSAVIDKVYAGKPMLDLTGLLSGSTQNALDFLQMSPLSTRYGEITNWVKAQGKSTIALNLKIPLLDPNATDADGHVSFETSQLTVTAMPDMPIQNINGQLFFSNDGVNAEAITATFLDRPTTIDVIPGTESTLVTAKGEISSQQLAQLWQGKMPGFVKGTTQYQANVEVSEKSLGEFDTDIRVTSELAGLTIEAPEPLGKTAADKRLLDIKLIKDDKGNSLLQLNYADIAGAVWLLEDSARGEITIGIPEPELPASGIRLRGRLNELSISEWTQWQQTWLADSVTEQNFDNWPAIDIDLAVDNLRFNQWVLNDVQTKASQRNQIWQMDIQSRQLRGDIRWPVDSDLLPTLHFDFVDLQLPATNNQSNSHKKFNSELWPSFQLNIDSLTVDGMQLGRVQARALQQGNSWLLQSASMQSAVLQAELDGVWQKNDLADSSQLNLKLTSNDLAGLFEDLGYQAAIHSNQVEVTGQFSWPDEPLNLSMANLQGNLNLQIDDGQLVDVEPGAAGRIFGLMSFAAIPRRLALDFSDFFGKGFSFREISGDFQFANGQAVTDNLNMRGDSASIDVTGPINIVDRTYHQTVVVTPNVSSTLPLAGAVAGGPVGLGVGTAIYLVDRIAGRLFDRDLVDMISYRYRLTGSWDDPDLSLKAPEKP, from the coding sequence ATGTCGCTAATGCATCGCAGCCTGCATATTGCAGGCAGACAAGTTACCAATATTGTGGTTATGACTGCGGTGATCATGCTGGTCTGTGTTGGACTGGCGTACTGGTTTTCCAATGCCATTGCCGAACGAAAAGATGAAATTGCAGCATGGGCGACTGAAAAAACCGGTTATCCGATTCAGATTGGTGAAGCAGGTCTTTACTGGTTTGATCTGTTTCCAAAATTAATGGTGACCGATATTTCGGTGATGCAGGCAGAGCCGGATATTGGTGAACTGTTTACCGCAGAAGAGCTTTATATCGGTGTCGATCTGATTGCCAGTTTGCAGCAAAGAGAGTTGGTGGTTGATTCGGCACGTATCTCTGGTTTGCAATTGGGTATTAAACGTTCTGTTGATGGTGATATCAGCCTTATCGGTCTGCAGGGAAAGTCTGCCGATCAGAAATTTGATGAAACACAGATTGACTGGGTCGAGCAGCTCCGCTCATGGCGTGATATCGAACTATTGTCAGCTAAAATTCAATTCGAAGACCAGCTGCAACCACAATTCAGTGGTCTTTATGAAGTAAATCAACTGGCATTAATGCAGGGCAAAAAATCCACATTGATAGGTGATATTCAGTTACCTAATCACCTGGGGCAACAACTTAGTTTTACCCTAGATGCCGTGTTAACGTCATCAGGCATTTCAAATTGGCAGATTAATCAGCTGGATGCCAGACAATTGCAACTGGCCACAATTTTTCAGAATCAGCGTATGAAGGATGTGTCTGTGACACGGGGCCGTGCTGATGTCAGTGTTGTTATTGGTTCAAACTTGAATAAACAATGGCAGGGGCAAATTCAGCTTACGGATGTTGGACTGGAAAACCTGAGTCATCCGGACCGTGGATCAGTCACTATAAATGCTTTGTCAGGGGAATTTAACTGGCAGGGAGATTGGATTGCGTGGCAATTAGCTGCCGAGCCGATTCAGCTAACTATTGATGATGACAGTTGGCCTCAGTCCACATTAAATCTGCAGTTTTCAGAAACTGATGGCTGGTTTGCAGAAACCAGTTTTGTTCGGCTCAGCGATCTGACAGCGTTAGCCTTATTGAGTGATAAATCGCCTGCGCTGCTAGCACAGTATCAGCCCGCTGGTGATATCCGTGAGTTACAACTATCACTGAACAGTAATAATGAACTTCAGTCTGCAAAGATGATTGTGGATGAGTTTGCCAGTCAACCGGTGGATGAGGTACCAGGGGTGACCGGACTCAGTATGGAGGTAGAGTGGGAGCCAACTTCAGCGCGAGCATTGATTACCAGCCGTAACCTGACGTTATATGCACCTGCCTGGTTGCCGGAGGCGATTTATTTTGATGTGGCCGATGCTAATCTGGACTGGAATACTGCTGAAACGAGCTGGCAGATGCAATTGACGGATCTGAATATCTGGAATAATGATCTGACAGTCCGTGGCAAAGTAGGGCTTGAACATCAGACTGAAACTACCTTTGCTGATATAGATATACAAATGCTGGATGTGGCCATAGCGAAATGGTTGAGTTATGTACCACGTTCAATTCTGGATCCGGATTATCTCAAGTGGGCAGAAAATGCTTATACCAGCGGTCAGATTGAAACGGGAAGCCTCAAATTGAAAGGCAATTTGGCCGATTTTCCATTTACCGATAAGAATACTGCGAACGAATTTGAAGCGAGCCTTAATGTCATTGATGTCGGACTGGATTATGGTAAAGGATGGCCGGTATTGGAAAATATTAATGGCCAAGTGCTGAGCAGCGGCAACAAATTGGAGATATTGCCTGAAACCGGCAGAATTGCCGGGTTTGACTTTGTTGATGTCAGCGCAGTTATTGACAAAGTTTATGCTGGTAAACCGATGCTGGATTTGACGGGATTGTTATCGGGTAGCACACAGAACGCCCTAGATTTTTTACAGATGAGTCCGCTCAGTACCCGTTATGGTGAGATAACGAATTGGGTGAAAGCTCAAGGCAAAAGCACTATTGCTCTTAACTTGAAAATTCCATTGCTTGATCCGAATGCCACTGATGCCGATGGTCATGTCAGTTTTGAAACCAGTCAGCTCACGGTTACCGCCATGCCGGATATGCCGATTCAAAATATCAACGGCCAGTTATTCTTCAGTAATGATGGGGTAAACGCAGAGGCGATTACCGCCACTTTTTTAGACAGGCCTACCACGATTGATGTCATACCAGGAACCGAATCGACATTGGTGACCGCAAAAGGTGAGATATCCAGTCAGCAGCTGGCGCAGCTATGGCAGGGCAAAATGCCTGGCTTTGTAAAAGGCACGACGCAATATCAAGCCAATGTGGAGGTGAGTGAAAAGTCACTAGGCGAATTTGATACCGATATTCGGGTGACTTCTGAACTGGCGGGGCTGACAATTGAGGCTCCGGAACCGCTGGGGAAAACTGCCGCTGATAAACGTTTATTAGATATTAAATTGATTAAAGATGACAAAGGGAACTCATTACTGCAATTAAATTATGCTGATATAGCAGGCGCTGTCTGGCTGCTTGAGGATTCTGCTCGCGGTGAAATTACTATTGGCATTCCAGAGCCTGAGCTACCGGCAAGCGGTATTCGATTAAGAGGGCGTCTGAACGAGTTGTCCATTTCGGAGTGGACGCAATGGCAACAAACCTGGTTGGCAGACAGCGTCACTGAACAAAACTTCGATAATTGGCCAGCAATTGATATTGATCTGGCGGTGGATAATCTGCGGTTTAACCAGTGGGTACTTAACGACGTTCAAACCAAAGCATCTCAACGTAACCAAATCTGGCAAATGGATATTCAATCTCGGCAGCTAAGAGGCGATATTCGTTGGCCCGTTGATTCTGATTTACTTCCCACGTTGCACTTTGATTTTGTTGATCTACAACTACCCGCAACCAACAATCAGTCAAACAGCCACAAAAAATTTAATTCCGAGTTATGGCCAAGCTTTCAGTTAAACATTGATAGTTTGACAGTTGATGGGATGCAACTGGGACGCGTACAGGCCCGGGCGCTTCAGCAAGGGAATAGCTGGTTGTTGCAAAGTGCCAGTATGCAATCGGCAGTGTTACAAGCGGAACTGGATGGAGTCTGGCAAAAAAACGACCTTGCGGATAGCAGTCAGTTAAATCTAAAACTCACCAGTAATGATCTTGCTGGCTTATTTGAGGATTTAGGTTATCAAGCAGCCATTCACTCCAACCAGGTTGAAGTTACCGGACAGTTTAGCTGGCCAGACGAACCGTTAAATCTCTCAATGGCCAACCTGCAAGGCAATTTGAATCTGCAAATAGATGATGGTCAATTGGTGGATGTTGAGCCAGGTGCAGCAGGACGAATATTTGGCTTAATGAGTTTTGCCGCTATTCCACGCCGGCTGGCACTGGATTTCAGTGATTTTTTCGGTAAAGGTTTTTCGTTCAGAGAAATCAGTGGCGATTTTCAATTTGCCAATGGTCAGGCGGTTACTGATAACTTGAATATGCGTGGCGACAGCGCCAGTATTGATGTTACCGGACCGATTAATATTGTTGATAGAACCTATCACCAAACAGTTGTTGTTACGCCAAATGTATCATCCACCCTGCCACTTGCCGGTGCTGTTGCTGGAGGACCGGTTGGTCTGGGAGTCGGAACAGCGATTTATCTGGTTGATCGAATTGCCGGTCGGTTATTTGATCGGGATCTGGTCGATATGATTAGCTATCGTTATCGACTCACCGGTTCCTGGGATGATCCTGATCTCTCGTTGAAAGCCCCAGAAAAGCCTTAG
- a CDS encoding Maf family protein: MKFPKVYLASASPRRRELLTQIGVDFSVLNVSVDESVLAAETPSDYAKRIALAKAQAGWKSIKTDYRPVIGADTAVVLPSQHILGKPENQQQAEAFLRQLSANSHQVLSAVAIVWQQQHWLSLQISEVQFKKLSSAEIDWYLATGEGKDKAGGYAVQGLAAMFIENIKGSYSGVMGLPLFETSQLLQQVNIVNEQ, from the coding sequence ATGAAGTTTCCCAAAGTTTATCTGGCCTCTGCTTCACCGCGACGGCGTGAACTCCTGACTCAAATCGGAGTCGATTTTTCGGTTTTAAATGTCTCCGTTGATGAATCTGTTTTAGCGGCTGAAACCCCATCCGATTATGCCAAGCGCATTGCATTAGCCAAAGCTCAGGCAGGCTGGAAATCCATAAAGACAGACTACCGCCCGGTTATTGGTGCCGATACTGCTGTGGTATTGCCTTCACAGCACATTCTCGGCAAGCCGGAAAACCAGCAGCAGGCAGAAGCGTTTTTGCGGCAATTATCTGCTAACAGCCATCAGGTGCTCAGTGCAGTGGCGATTGTCTGGCAACAGCAACATTGGCTAAGCTTACAAATCAGTGAGGTGCAATTCAAAAAGCTGAGTTCAGCCGAAATTGATTGGTATCTTGCCACCGGAGAAGGAAAAGATAAGGCTGGAGGATATGCGGTACAGGGCTTAGCTGCTATGTTTATAGAAAATATCAAAGGTAGTTACTCCGGCGTGATGGGCCTGCCATTATTTGAAACCAGTCAGCTTTTACAACAGGTAAACATCGTCAATGAGCAGTGA
- a CDS encoding DUF4124 domain-containing protein — translation MKLILVMLLGLGTAVAAEDIYRWVDDNGNQVYSDQPGENGENAEKIELQQPMTYSPVQIPEVTDAASDEEQEKSDNTDAVPNYKVVIVAPEDDVGLRVNNGNVTVNLQVFPALNPERGDLIQLYLDGLPAGMPMAQLSFMLENLDRGTHTLSAKVLNASGEVLAQSETITFHLQRTSLLNPGRQNNQTGSGASSIPAFPTNPGFPTTPNTP, via the coding sequence ATGAAATTGATTCTTGTCATGTTGCTTGGTCTCGGCACAGCTGTTGCGGCTGAGGATATCTATCGCTGGGTCGATGACAATGGCAATCAGGTGTATTCAGATCAGCCTGGTGAAAACGGTGAAAATGCTGAAAAGATCGAACTACAGCAGCCCATGACTTATTCACCCGTACAAATCCCTGAAGTGACGGATGCCGCTAGCGATGAAGAGCAGGAAAAGTCTGATAATACAGATGCTGTCCCAAATTATAAGGTAGTTATTGTTGCGCCCGAAGATGATGTTGGTCTTCGTGTTAATAACGGCAATGTCACTGTCAATTTACAAGTGTTTCCAGCATTAAATCCGGAACGCGGCGATTTGATTCAGTTATACCTCGACGGCTTACCGGCAGGCATGCCAATGGCTCAACTCAGTTTTATGCTGGAAAATCTGGATAGGGGAACGCATACCTTGTCAGCCAAAGTATTGAATGCTTCTGGAGAAGTTCTGGCTCAGAGCGAAACCATTACCTTTCATTTACAACGAACCAGTTTATTGAATCCAGGCCGTCAAAATAATCAGACGGGATCCGGTGCATCAAGCATTCCAGCCTTTCCAACCAACCCCGGTTTTCCAACCACGCCAAATACACCTTAA
- the tldD gene encoding metalloprotease TldD: protein MTNPIFDQLEQQILVPAELQSQDIERALSSAMRPGIDFADLYFQRSRGENWLMDDGIIKDGGYHLEQGVGVRACSGEKTGFAYSDDLNLKSLLEATNAASALVKHGQQNKVNARKYMHAAPLYSDHDPILGMDTQTKLNLLREADAYARAADPRVTQVTVSLAGSLEHILIAASDGTYAADIRPLIRMNVSVIVESKGRRERGSAGGGRRLDYQYFIDNDLAVGFAKEAVRQALVNLDAVDAPAGSMPVVLASGWPGVLLHEAVGHGLEGDFNRRDTSAFSGKMGEQVASPLCTVVDDGTLTDRRGSLTIDDEGTPTEFTTLIENGRLTGYMQDKLNARLMGTRSTGNGRRESYAHLPMPRMTNTYMLAGQHKAEEIIASVEKGIYAVNFGGGQVDITSGKFVFSSSEAYLIENGKVTRPVKGATLIGNGPEVMNRISMVADDLELDSGIGNCGKEGQSVPVGVGQPTLKIDALTVGGTA, encoded by the coding sequence ATGACAAACCCTATATTTGACCAACTGGAACAACAGATCCTGGTGCCTGCTGAGTTGCAATCACAGGATATTGAGCGAGCTTTATCTAGCGCTATGCGGCCGGGTATTGATTTTGCTGATTTATATTTTCAGCGTTCGCGAGGCGAAAACTGGCTAATGGATGACGGCATCATAAAAGATGGGGGCTATCATCTTGAGCAAGGTGTTGGGGTCAGGGCCTGTAGCGGTGAAAAAACCGGCTTTGCCTATTCCGATGATCTAAATTTGAAATCATTACTGGAAGCGACGAATGCTGCCAGTGCCCTGGTAAAACATGGGCAACAGAATAAGGTTAATGCTCGTAAATATATGCATGCCGCACCACTGTATTCTGATCATGATCCCATATTAGGTATGGATACGCAGACAAAATTGAATTTGTTGCGTGAAGCAGATGCTTATGCTCGCGCTGCTGATCCCCGTGTAACACAGGTGACAGTTAGTTTGGCGGGCAGTCTGGAACATATTTTAATTGCAGCCAGTGATGGCACTTACGCAGCAGATATCCGTCCATTAATTCGTATGAACGTCAGCGTGATCGTTGAATCAAAAGGCCGGCGTGAACGCGGCAGCGCGGGTGGGGGCCGCCGTCTGGATTATCAGTATTTTATTGATAATGATTTAGCCGTAGGTTTTGCCAAAGAAGCCGTGCGGCAGGCCCTGGTGAATCTGGATGCTGTTGATGCTCCAGCGGGTTCTATGCCAGTGGTATTGGCTTCGGGGTGGCCAGGCGTATTGCTGCATGAAGCGGTTGGCCATGGACTTGAAGGTGATTTCAACCGGCGCGATACTTCAGCCTTTTCTGGCAAAATGGGAGAACAGGTCGCTTCTCCATTATGTACGGTAGTGGATGATGGCACCTTAACAGATCGACGTGGCTCGTTAACTATTGATGATGAAGGCACACCTACGGAATTCACTACCTTAATTGAAAACGGTCGACTGACGGGGTATATGCAGGATAAATTAAATGCTCGGTTAATGGGAACCCGCAGTACTGGCAATGGACGGCGAGAATCCTATGCACATTTGCCAATGCCACGCATGACCAACACCTATATGCTGGCCGGACAACACAAAGCAGAAGAAATTATCGCCAGTGTTGAAAAAGGTATTTATGCGGTTAATTTTGGTGGGGGGCAAGTCGATATTACTTCTGGCAAATTTGTATTTTCCAGTAGTGAGGCTTATCTGATTGAAAATGGCAAAGTGACTCGTCCTGTCAAAGGTGCCACGCTGATCGGCAATGGTCCCGAAGTCATGAATCGCATCAGCATGGTGGCTGATGATCTCGAGTTGGATTCGGGCATTGGTAATTGCGGTAAAGAAGGACAAAGTGTTCCGGTTGGTGTCGGTCAGCCTACATTGAAAATTGATGCTTTGACGGTCGGAGGCACGGCATAA
- a CDS encoding sulfurtransferase TusA family protein, whose product MKQVELDARRLLCPLPVIKTQNKVGELSPGDILKVICTDPGALSDIPAWARIHGHQIVGTVKESDEIMITVQVGA is encoded by the coding sequence GTGAAACAAGTTGAATTGGATGCAAGGAGACTGTTGTGTCCCTTGCCAGTCATTAAAACCCAGAATAAAGTGGGCGAATTATCGCCTGGGGATATTCTCAAGGTGATATGTACAGATCCTGGAGCATTAAGTGATATTCCGGCATGGGCCAGAATTCATGGGCATCAGATTGTCGGGACAGTGAAAGAAAGTGATGAAATAATGATTACGGTCCAAGTTGGTGCGTAG
- a CDS encoding tRNA (5-methylaminomethyl-2-thiouridylate)-methyltransferase codes for MCSAHKAVALISGGLDSMLAVRVLQEQGIEVEGINFFTGFCVEGHTHAIRNQHKDKQKRNNALWVAEQLGIKLHIIDVIEEYKEVLLNPKHGYGANMNPCLDCKIFMVKKAVEWVKENHMHGFDFIITGEVIGQRPKSQLKRTMPIVAAESGADDLLLRPLCAKNLQPTKPEREGWVDRSKLYDFHGRNRKPQIALAKQFGFDDFATPAGGCCFLTDESYSSKLVDLWTARNSREYELDDIMLLKVGRHLRPKADFKMIIARDAGESKFLEGYRKQFISLYSISHNGPMAIIDGDIEQQDFPLVASIVARFGQGRYADEVEVEISLPDQSSQQIQARPIAAEQVPQEWYV; via the coding sequence ATGTGTTCAGCGCATAAAGCCGTTGCATTGATTTCAGGCGGTCTCGACTCCATGCTTGCGGTGCGTGTTCTGCAGGAACAGGGGATTGAAGTTGAAGGTATTAACTTTTTTACCGGTTTCTGCGTCGAAGGGCATACGCACGCGATTCGAAATCAGCATAAAGACAAGCAGAAACGTAATAATGCATTGTGGGTAGCCGAACAGCTCGGGATCAAACTACACATCATTGATGTGATCGAAGAATACAAAGAGGTATTGCTCAATCCAAAGCATGGTTACGGCGCGAATATGAATCCCTGCCTGGACTGTAAAATCTTTATGGTCAAAAAAGCGGTTGAATGGGTGAAAGAAAATCATATGCATGGTTTTGATTTCATTATCACCGGAGAAGTCATTGGTCAGCGTCCCAAATCACAATTAAAGCGCACTATGCCGATTGTAGCAGCGGAGTCTGGGGCTGATGATCTGTTATTACGTCCGTTATGCGCCAAAAATCTCCAGCCAACTAAACCTGAGCGTGAAGGGTGGGTGGACCGGAGTAAACTGTATGACTTTCATGGACGTAATCGCAAGCCGCAAATTGCTTTGGCAAAACAGTTTGGCTTTGACGATTTTGCCACCCCTGCTGGAGGGTGTTGTTTTCTGACTGATGAGAGTTATTCGAGTAAGTTGGTTGATTTATGGACCGCCAGAAACAGTCGTGAATATGAACTCGATGATATTATGTTATTGAAAGTGGGTCGACATCTTCGGCCAAAAGCCGATTTTAAAATGATCATTGCCCGGGATGCTGGAGAGAGCAAGTTCCTCGAAGGGTATCGCAAACAATTTATCAGTCTGTACTCGATTAGCCATAATGGCCCCATGGCAATAATAGATGGGGACATTGAACAGCAGGATTTTCCGCTGGTCGCATCGATTGTCGCGCGTTTTGGTCAAGGTCGTTATGCTGATGAGGTCGAAGTGGAGATTTCTTTACCCGACCAGTCTTCGCAACAAATTCAGGCAAGGCCAATCGCTGCAGAGCAGGTTCCACAGGAGTGGTACGTGTGA
- the glnA gene encoding glutamate--ammonia ligase gives MSAENVLQIIKDEDVKFLDFRFTDTRGKEQHVSYPAHSIDEDTFSEGVMFDGSSVAGWKGINESDMILMPDASTAVLDPFMDDTTLIVRCDIVEPATMQGYERDPRSVAKRAEAYLASTGLADTAFFGPEPEFFILDDVRWGSDISGSFYKIDSDESSWNTEKVFPDGNKGHRPSVKGGYFPVPPVDSLQDIRSAMCLTMEEMGLVTEVHHHEVATAGQCEIGTKFNTLVKKADEVQTLKYVVHNVAHAYGKTATFMPKPLVGDNGSGMHVHQSLAKDGENLFSGNKYGGLSETALFYIGGIIKHAKALNAFTNPGTNSYKRLVPGFEAPVMLAYSARNRSASIRIPFVSNPKGRRIEVRFPDPSANPYLAFSAMMMAGLDGIKNKIHPGDAMDKDLYDLPPEEDAAIPKVCHALDQALAELDKDRAFLTEGGVFTDDMIDGYIHLKMEEVTRLRMETHPAEFDLYYSL, from the coding sequence ATGTCAGCCGAAAATGTGCTTCAGATAATTAAGGACGAGGACGTTAAATTCCTTGATTTCCGTTTCACCGATACGCGTGGTAAAGAGCAGCACGTATCTTACCCTGCCCATTCAATCGATGAAGATACTTTCTCAGAAGGTGTGATGTTTGATGGGTCATCGGTTGCAGGTTGGAAGGGTATTAATGAATCGGATATGATTCTTATGCCAGATGCTTCGACTGCTGTTTTGGATCCGTTCATGGACGACACAACACTAATCGTTCGTTGTGATATCGTTGAACCGGCAACTATGCAAGGATATGAGCGTGATCCACGCAGTGTGGCCAAACGTGCAGAAGCCTACTTGGCGTCTACCGGTTTGGCAGACACTGCTTTCTTTGGGCCTGAACCAGAATTTTTCATTCTTGATGATGTTCGCTGGGGCAGTGATATTTCTGGCTCATTTTATAAAATCGACTCAGACGAATCCTCATGGAATACCGAAAAAGTATTTCCTGATGGTAACAAAGGCCACCGTCCAAGTGTTAAAGGTGGTTATTTCCCAGTACCTCCGGTTGATTCACTTCAAGACATTCGTTCAGCCATGTGTTTAACCATGGAAGAAATGGGTCTGGTAACAGAAGTACATCACCATGAAGTAGCTACTGCTGGTCAGTGTGAAATTGGTACCAAGTTCAACACGTTGGTCAAAAAAGCCGACGAGGTTCAAACACTGAAATATGTCGTGCATAACGTTGCGCATGCCTACGGTAAAACGGCAACATTTATGCCAAAACCTTTGGTTGGTGATAATGGTAGTGGTATGCATGTTCACCAATCTTTAGCGAAAGATGGTGAAAACCTGTTCTCTGGTAATAAATATGGTGGCTTGTCAGAAACGGCTTTGTTTTATATCGGCGGTATTATTAAACATGCTAAAGCTTTGAATGCGTTTACCAACCCTGGTACCAACAGTTACAAACGTCTGGTTCCCGGATTTGAAGCGCCTGTTATGCTGGCTTATTCAGCGCGTAACCGTAGTGCCTCTATTCGTATTCCGTTTGTCAGCAATCCAAAAGGACGTCGTATTGAAGTACGTTTCCCTGACCCATCAGCCAACCCATACCTGGCATTCAGTGCAATGATGATGGCTGGTCTGGATGGCATCAAAAACAAGATCCACCCTGGCGATGCGATGGATAAGGATTTGTACGACTTGCCTCCAGAAGAGGATGCTGCGATTCCAAAAGTATGCCATGCCCTGGATCAGGCGTTGGCAGAGCTGGACAAAGATCGTGCTTTCTTAACTGAAGGTGGTGTATTTACTGATGACATGATCGATGGATATATCCATTTGAAGATGGAAGAAGTCACTCGCCTGCGTATGGAAACACACCCTGCTGAGTTTGATCTGTACTACAGTCTGTAA
- the rng gene encoding ribonuclease G, translating into MSSEILINVTPSETRAAVVENGVLQEIFIERSEHRGLVGNIYKGKVCRVLPGMQAAFVEIGLSRAAFLHASDISIPKGQSGDLKEAPRITPPITSLLREGDELLVQVIKDPMGSKGARLTTQLSASSRYLVYMPEAEGIGISLKIEDENERERLKNCLSELLGLQQGGYILRTSAEGISDTELRADLDFLHRLWEKLRQRVTSTRCGEALYQDLPLTLRALRDLFRPDIDRIRIDAAETFKEAQQFAEGFMPECAARLEHYRGDRPLFDLFGVEDEIQKALDRKVPLKSGGYVIFDQTEAMTTVDVNTGGFVGHKNLEETIFKTNLEAAQAIARQLRVRNLGGIIIIDFIDMEEARHREQVLRTLEKAMLLDRAKHNICAVSELGLVEMTRKRTRESLGHILCEPCPCCDGRGYTKNVETVCYEIFREILRESRQYESKQFLVLASQDVIDRLNDEDSTKVAELEQFISKPILFQCEPQYGREQFNVVLM; encoded by the coding sequence ATGAGCAGTGAAATTCTGATTAATGTCACGCCCAGTGAAACCCGCGCAGCAGTGGTGGAAAACGGTGTATTGCAGGAGATTTTTATTGAGCGGAGTGAACATCGTGGATTAGTTGGCAACATTTACAAAGGAAAAGTCTGCCGGGTATTACCTGGAATGCAGGCAGCCTTTGTTGAGATCGGCTTATCCCGTGCGGCTTTTCTGCATGCTTCAGATATTTCGATTCCCAAAGGACAGTCTGGTGATTTAAAAGAAGCCCCGCGAATTACACCGCCGATTACCAGCCTGCTACGCGAGGGAGATGAGCTGTTGGTACAAGTCATCAAGGATCCGATGGGTAGTAAAGGCGCACGATTAACCACTCAATTATCAGCTTCTTCGCGATATCTGGTGTACATGCCTGAAGCTGAGGGAATTGGTATCTCCTTGAAAATCGAGGATGAAAACGAGCGTGAACGTCTGAAAAACTGTTTATCAGAGTTGTTAGGCCTGCAACAGGGAGGCTATATTTTACGGACCTCAGCCGAAGGTATCAGTGATACAGAATTACGAGCTGATCTGGATTTTCTACACCGGTTGTGGGAAAAACTGCGTCAACGCGTCACTTCCACACGATGTGGTGAAGCGTTATATCAGGACTTGCCGTTAACGTTACGTGCCTTACGGGATCTGTTTAGACCTGATATTGATCGCATCCGCATTGATGCTGCAGAAACTTTTAAAGAGGCCCAGCAGTTTGCTGAAGGCTTTATGCCAGAATGTGCTGCGAGGTTGGAGCATTATCGGGGGGATCGTCCGTTATTTGATTTATTTGGTGTGGAAGATGAGATTCAAAAAGCATTGGATCGAAAGGTGCCACTGAAGTCGGGTGGTTACGTGATCTTTGATCAAACCGAAGCGATGACCACTGTTGATGTGAATACGGGTGGATTTGTCGGTCATAAAAATCTGGAAGAAACTATTTTCAAAACCAATCTTGAAGCCGCTCAAGCCATAGCACGCCAGTTACGCGTACGTAATCTTGGCGGCATTATCATCATCGATTTTATCGATATGGAAGAAGCCCGTCATCGCGAGCAGGTTTTGCGTACACTGGAAAAAGCCATGTTGCTGGATAGAGCCAAACATAATATCTGTGCGGTTTCCGAACTGGGGTTGGTGGAAATGACCCGTAAACGCACGCGTGAAAGTCTGGGTCATATCCTGTGTGAGCCCTGTCCCTGCTGTGATGGTCGGGGCTATACCAAAAATGTAGAAACGGTCTGTTATGAGATTTTCCGTGAAATTCTGCGTGAATCGCGTCAATACGAATCGAAACAGTTTCTGGTGCTGGCCTCTCAAGACGTGATTGATCGTCTTAATGATGAAGATTCCACAAAAGTGGCTGAGTTAGAGCAATTTATTAGTAAACCGATTCTGTTTCAGTGTGAGCCTCAATATGGCCGTGAACAATTTAATGTGGTGCTGATGTAG